Proteins co-encoded in one Afipia sp. P52-10 genomic window:
- a CDS encoding very short patch repair endonuclease codes for MSRVSPSSHDASHRMARVRQKGTRAELGLRKVLHARGLRYRLHVPLLTKPRRVADIVFPSARIAVFVDGCFWHGCPQHASWPKSNADFWREKIETNRSRDADTDQRLEALGWEIVRIWEHEDAGDAANRIAELVEARKKNGTDLCR; via the coding sequence ATGTCGCGCGTAAGTCCCTCGTCGCATGATGCAAGCCATCGGATGGCCCGCGTGCGGCAGAAGGGCACGCGAGCAGAGCTAGGTCTTCGCAAGGTTCTGCATGCCAGAGGCCTTCGCTATCGTCTCCACGTGCCGCTGCTGACCAAGCCCAGGCGCGTTGCTGATATCGTCTTCCCCAGTGCACGGATAGCCGTATTCGTCGACGGCTGCTTCTGGCACGGCTGTCCCCAGCACGCCTCCTGGCCGAAGAGCAATGCCGATTTCTGGCGCGAAAAAATCGAAACCAATCGCTCCAGGGATGCCGATACCGACCAGCGGCTGGAAGCGCTTGGTTGGGAGATCGTTCGGATATGGGAACACGAAGACGCCGGCGACGCCGCGAACCGGATCGCTGAGCTCGTCGAGGCGCGCAAGAAGAATGGGACCGACCTATGTCGATGA
- the mads1 gene encoding methylation-associated defense system helix-turn-helix domain-containing protein MAD1 → MSDRWVSVEEIAEYLGVSKDTVYGWIAKKDMPAHKVGRLWKFKTDEIDDWVRTGKASDDYKENEAAGLTSPKGKHAGGKQEDE, encoded by the coding sequence ATGTCCGACCGCTGGGTCTCCGTAGAGGAGATCGCTGAATATCTCGGTGTCAGCAAAGACACGGTCTACGGCTGGATCGCCAAGAAAGACATGCCAGCCCACAAGGTCGGTAGACTTTGGAAGTTCAAGACCGATGAAATTGATGACTGGGTCAGGACCGGAAAAGCATCGGACGATTATAAGGAAAATGAAGCGGCTGGGCTGACTTCACCGAAGGGGAAGCATGCAGGGGGAAAACAAGAGGATGAATGA
- a CDS encoding restriction endonuclease, which produces MSNISASRAYYIKLGRGGSWEAESLRNSVLRFGYRESPHDLCLAGDWNGVWAAMKEIRGDAGAATRDVSQIRTFYEADENTIFITFVGGLMYWCRPGGPVELLEDGSHRRPTVDGWHSTSLGGTPLTSDRLSGHLLKVQMFRGTICDVKAMSYLMRKLGDELSPEVAAAEEAERALMKAIISLMRLLTWQDFELLVDLVFSTSGWRRVSVVGRTQKTVDLELVLPSTGERAFVQVKSQATAAALSDYVGRLAEADAYDRMFFVWHTGKIPEDESHDGVILVGPDRLSRMILDAGLSSWLREKVS; this is translated from the coding sequence ATGTCTAACATTTCAGCCTCCCGCGCGTACTATATTAAGCTGGGCCGCGGCGGAAGCTGGGAAGCCGAGAGCCTGCGCAACTCGGTCTTGCGCTTCGGCTATCGTGAATCTCCCCACGACCTCTGCCTCGCCGGTGATTGGAATGGTGTGTGGGCTGCCATGAAGGAAATTCGTGGCGATGCCGGTGCCGCGACCCGCGACGTCTCGCAGATCCGCACCTTTTATGAGGCCGACGAGAACACCATTTTTATCACGTTCGTGGGTGGCCTCATGTACTGGTGCCGACCCGGCGGCCCCGTCGAACTTCTCGAGGATGGCAGCCACCGCCGCCCCACTGTCGATGGATGGCACAGCACGAGTTTGGGTGGCACCCCTCTAACTTCGGATCGCCTGTCTGGCCATTTGCTGAAAGTGCAGATGTTCCGCGGGACAATCTGCGACGTCAAAGCCATGAGCTACCTCATGCGAAAGCTCGGCGACGAGTTATCGCCAGAGGTCGCTGCAGCGGAAGAGGCCGAGCGCGCTCTGATGAAAGCCATCATCAGTCTCATGCGGCTACTCACTTGGCAGGACTTCGAGCTTCTCGTCGATCTGGTGTTCTCGACCAGCGGGTGGCGTCGAGTGAGTGTTGTTGGCAGAACTCAGAAAACCGTCGATCTAGAACTGGTTCTGCCGAGCACCGGCGAGCGTGCATTCGTGCAGGTGAAGTCGCAGGCCACGGCTGCGGCACTTTCCGATTACGTCGGCCGCCTCGCCGAAGCCGACGCTTACGACCGCATGTTCTTCGTATGGCACACGGGCAAAATCCCCGAGGATGAGAGCCACGATGGGGTGATCCTCGTCGGACCAGACAGGCTCTCTCGAATGATCCTTGATGCCGGTCTTTCATCTTGGCTGCGTGAAAAGGTGTCCTGA
- a CDS encoding DNA cytosine methyltransferase, translating into MNDIACVDLFCGAGGLTHGLISEGIRVVAGIDVDEACRHPFEANNAARFIKEDVGRISPKRINELFGGADIRVLAGCAPCQPFSTYAQRYDVVGSPRWGLLYQFGRLIKGTRPDLVTMENVPSVAKHAVFDDFVETLRKMGYHVHQDVVDCSLYGLPQNRRRMVLLASRLGPIELVAPTHDRPTTVREAIGKLVPITQGGAHPKDPLHAASKLSELNLERIRASRPGGTWRDWPKHLVADCHRRETGQTYPGVYGRMHWDEPAPTLTTQFYGFGNGRFGHPEQDRAVSLREGAILQGFPKSYSFIPKGGPVHFKALGRMIGNAVPVTLGEVIGQSIVSHLGAERTKGKRKGGIANVARKSLVA; encoded by the coding sequence ATGAATGATATTGCATGCGTCGACCTTTTCTGTGGAGCCGGCGGGCTCACGCACGGCCTGATATCGGAAGGCATCAGGGTCGTCGCAGGCATCGACGTCGACGAAGCATGTCGTCACCCGTTCGAAGCCAACAACGCAGCGCGCTTCATCAAGGAAGACGTGGGGCGTATCTCTCCAAAGCGTATCAACGAGTTGTTTGGCGGTGCCGATATCCGGGTTTTAGCCGGGTGCGCCCCCTGCCAGCCGTTCTCGACATATGCCCAGCGTTACGACGTGGTCGGAAGCCCCCGATGGGGGCTGCTCTACCAATTCGGACGACTGATCAAAGGGACGCGCCCCGATCTTGTCACGATGGAGAACGTTCCGTCGGTTGCCAAGCACGCGGTGTTCGACGACTTCGTCGAGACGCTTCGGAAAATGGGGTACCACGTTCACCAGGATGTGGTTGATTGCTCCCTCTACGGACTGCCGCAAAATCGGCGACGCATGGTGTTGCTCGCCTCCCGCCTCGGCCCCATCGAACTGGTCGCCCCAACACATGATCGACCAACGACCGTTCGCGAAGCGATCGGCAAGCTCGTACCGATCACCCAAGGCGGAGCCCACCCGAAGGACCCGTTGCACGCGGCATCCAAGCTCTCCGAACTGAACCTCGAGAGAATTCGTGCATCTCGCCCCGGTGGCACTTGGCGGGACTGGCCGAAGCATCTCGTCGCCGACTGCCACCGTCGCGAGACTGGCCAAACCTATCCGGGCGTCTATGGTCGGATGCATTGGGACGAACCCGCTCCGACCCTGACGACCCAGTTCTACGGCTTCGGGAACGGCCGGTTCGGACACCCCGAACAGGATCGCGCCGTCTCGCTGCGAGAAGGGGCGATCCTTCAAGGATTCCCCAAGTCCTATTCCTTCATCCCGAAGGGAGGCCCCGTTCATTTCAAGGCCTTGGGCAGGATGATCGGGAACGCAGTGCCGGTCACGCTCGGAGAGGTAATCGGCCAAAGCATAGTGTCACACCTAGGGGCCGAGAGGACGAAAGGTAAGAGGAAGGGAGGCATCGCGAATGTCGCGCGTAAGTCCCTCGTCGCATGA
- a CDS encoding Eco57I restriction-modification methylase domain-containing protein, translating to MSNDHEWLNLIEVSGPFLAVPVLRDVFPQGLEALPSGRPQRLRRTYEEWRDAVDMDDLDLAALHAAWIDEVLVGALEMDAEVLRRNSAMPDRFEVLMPEHGVTVAPDLAVVNPTQGDEPLLLIHVYEPDTDLDATRRFDGLATTPADRMVSLLRATGCPTGIVTNGERWMLAHAPIGSVASFASWYARLWGQEPETLRAFVSLLGIRRFFGPDEGKLPALYERSLKHQDDVTEALGEQVRRAVEVLVQALDRADQDRNRELLRDVDPQELYEAGLTVMMRLVFLLAAEERALLLLGDPRYDSFYAISSLRMQLRADSEEILERRRSGWSRLLALFRGVYGGIDHPTLRLPALGGSLFDPDRYPFLEGRKKGTNWRSDPAEPLPIDDRTVLLLLEAIQTFEGRTLSYRALDVEQIGHVYEGLLERTVKRVDDVTLELDSGAKAKSPRVTLGEIESARLDGTSRVAELLKERSERSESAIRNALERAADDRLAARLLTVCRGDIGLRDRILPYAPLLRTDPWGYPLVHHKGAFVVVLGADRRESGTHYTPRSLTEKIVEETLTPVAYRGPAEGKVSEDWELKSAEELLDLKICDPAMGSGAFLVQACRWLSDRLIEAWSVTEASGTRIDSEGRLLNEGDGAGFEPLSQDAEERAILARRLIAERCLYGVDRNPLAVELAKLSLWLTTMSKGRPFGFLDHNLRSGDSLLGIHDLGQLVELDMNPKGKAQLRLFGRTIRSAVDKALALRARLREIPIRDIKDVEAMAALDAQSRGELALPNLIADTFVGIVLAEDRAGDRTARIETLAAFADAAASGDSQAKDKLKRDASSDLAKDSPDGTVRRPFHWPLEFPEVFLRENGGFDAFVGNPPFVGGKRISTVAGTAYGEWLVRAHSGSSRNADLVVHFFRRTWSHLREGGGFGLLATNSVAEGDTRQSGLEWMLRDGAVIYGAYPNEAWPGKAAVITSRVHVHRGTWRAPCHLTGREVDYISAYLTEGEEWSPTKLHQNSGLAFIGSFVNGMGFVLTADDAQRMLDADPKNADVIFPYLNGQELNSDPEQKPSRYVINFWDWSEERARQYVMPFQWLQDHVYPERLKKSREKSYRDIMSIWWLHWRPRSELYHAIGRGHHFERHPTGWRESKRPMSRVLAVTRVSKTLAFSFVSPEFVYSDATVIFASEKWGDFASVQSSIHAAFAWQHSSRLKNDLRYSPTDALEPFPFPTSSLSNSLEALGNELDRARREVMTADGIGLTKLYGRVHSEADSSKETNRLREIQREIDHALAAAFEWGDLDLGHGFHEVPYLPENDRIRFTISEPARLEVLRRLAELNRQRYQEEVDQGLHSETAGSGKARGRRSRAASASEPTLDLEDILPVTIEGGD from the coding sequence ATGAGTAACGATCACGAGTGGCTGAACCTCATTGAAGTATCGGGGCCGTTCCTGGCGGTGCCGGTACTAAGGGACGTCTTCCCGCAAGGCCTCGAAGCCCTGCCTTCGGGTCGCCCGCAGCGCCTGCGCCGAACGTATGAGGAATGGCGCGACGCCGTAGACATGGACGACCTCGATTTGGCGGCGCTGCATGCGGCGTGGATCGACGAAGTCCTGGTCGGCGCACTCGAAATGGATGCCGAGGTATTACGACGCAACTCGGCCATGCCGGATCGCTTTGAGGTCTTGATGCCCGAGCACGGCGTGACGGTCGCGCCCGATCTGGCGGTGGTCAACCCGACGCAAGGGGACGAGCCACTCCTGCTCATCCACGTATATGAGCCCGACACTGATCTGGACGCGACGCGCCGCTTCGATGGCCTTGCTACGACACCAGCCGATCGGATGGTGTCACTGCTCCGGGCAACCGGCTGCCCAACTGGCATCGTAACCAACGGCGAACGCTGGATGCTCGCACACGCCCCCATTGGCAGCGTAGCCAGCTTTGCGAGCTGGTATGCCCGCTTGTGGGGCCAGGAGCCGGAAACCCTGCGCGCCTTCGTCAGCCTGCTGGGCATCCGCCGCTTCTTCGGGCCAGACGAGGGAAAGCTGCCAGCGCTCTATGAGCGGTCCCTCAAGCACCAGGACGATGTGACCGAAGCGCTGGGCGAGCAGGTCCGGCGCGCGGTCGAAGTACTCGTTCAAGCTCTGGATCGTGCCGACCAGGACCGCAACCGCGAACTTCTGCGCGATGTCGATCCGCAAGAACTCTACGAGGCTGGCCTGACGGTCATGATGCGGCTCGTCTTCCTGCTGGCAGCCGAGGAACGCGCCCTGCTGCTCCTCGGCGATCCGCGCTACGACTCTTTCTACGCCATCTCCAGCCTGCGGATGCAGCTGCGTGCGGATTCCGAAGAAATCCTTGAGCGTCGCCGGTCTGGTTGGTCGCGGTTGCTTGCCCTGTTTCGTGGCGTCTATGGCGGCATCGACCATCCGACGCTGCGCCTTCCGGCACTCGGTGGCTCGCTGTTCGATCCCGACCGCTATCCTTTCCTCGAAGGGCGCAAGAAGGGAACGAACTGGCGCAGTGATCCTGCGGAACCGTTGCCGATCGACGACCGCACCGTTCTGCTCCTGCTGGAAGCGATCCAGACCTTCGAAGGCCGCACGCTGTCCTATCGCGCACTCGACGTGGAGCAGATCGGCCACGTGTACGAGGGTCTCCTCGAACGGACGGTGAAACGCGTCGACGATGTGACCCTGGAACTCGACAGCGGCGCGAAGGCCAAGAGCCCACGTGTGACGCTCGGCGAGATTGAGTCGGCGCGTCTGGATGGCACGTCGAGGGTCGCCGAACTGTTGAAGGAACGCAGCGAACGCTCGGAGTCCGCCATTCGCAACGCCCTTGAGCGGGCAGCCGATGATCGTCTCGCCGCGCGACTCCTCACCGTTTGCCGCGGTGACATCGGTCTGCGCGATCGCATTCTGCCCTACGCCCCCCTCTTGCGGACGGATCCTTGGGGCTATCCGCTCGTGCACCACAAAGGCGCCTTCGTCGTCGTGCTCGGCGCGGATCGGCGCGAGAGCGGCACGCATTACACGCCAAGGAGCCTGACCGAGAAGATCGTCGAGGAGACCCTCACGCCGGTCGCCTATCGTGGGCCCGCCGAGGGCAAGGTGTCCGAGGACTGGGAGTTGAAGAGCGCTGAGGAATTGCTAGATCTCAAGATCTGCGATCCCGCCATGGGATCGGGCGCCTTCCTTGTCCAGGCGTGCCGCTGGCTCTCCGATCGGCTGATCGAGGCCTGGTCGGTGACCGAGGCAAGCGGCACGCGGATCGACAGCGAAGGCCGCCTTCTCAATGAAGGCGATGGCGCGGGTTTCGAGCCCCTGTCGCAGGATGCCGAAGAGCGTGCGATCCTCGCGCGGCGTCTCATCGCCGAGCGATGCCTTTATGGTGTGGATCGGAACCCGCTCGCCGTCGAATTGGCGAAGCTCTCGCTCTGGCTGACCACCATGTCCAAGGGGCGGCCTTTTGGTTTCCTCGACCACAATCTCCGCAGCGGCGACAGCCTTCTCGGTATTCACGATCTCGGTCAGCTCGTCGAGCTCGACATGAACCCGAAGGGAAAGGCTCAGCTACGGTTGTTCGGTCGGACCATCCGGTCAGCGGTCGACAAGGCGCTCGCACTTCGCGCGCGTCTGCGGGAGATCCCAATTCGCGACATAAAGGATGTCGAAGCGATGGCGGCACTCGATGCGCAATCGCGCGGCGAACTGGCGTTGCCGAATCTCATCGCCGATACGTTTGTTGGCATCGTTCTGGCCGAGGATCGGGCTGGCGATCGAACCGCAAGAATCGAGACATTGGCCGCATTCGCCGATGCCGCCGCGAGCGGCGACAGCCAAGCGAAGGATAAGCTCAAGCGCGATGCATCTAGCGACCTGGCCAAAGATTCCCCAGATGGGACGGTACGACGGCCATTCCACTGGCCACTCGAGTTCCCCGAAGTATTTCTGCGCGAGAACGGTGGCTTCGACGCTTTCGTTGGGAATCCGCCATTTGTCGGCGGCAAACGCATCAGCACTGTTGCCGGGACAGCCTACGGCGAGTGGCTGGTTCGCGCTCATTCTGGAAGTAGCAGGAATGCCGACCTCGTTGTTCATTTTTTCAGACGCACATGGAGCCATTTGCGCGAAGGTGGTGGCTTCGGTCTTCTTGCGACTAATTCGGTAGCCGAAGGAGACACTCGGCAAAGCGGGTTAGAATGGATGTTGCGGGACGGCGCTGTCATATACGGCGCATACCCAAATGAAGCATGGCCCGGAAAAGCGGCAGTCATAACCAGCCGGGTCCACGTGCACCGAGGTACATGGAGAGCTCCTTGCCACCTGACCGGAAGGGAGGTCGATTATATCTCCGCCTATTTGACCGAAGGTGAGGAGTGGAGCCCAACCAAGCTGCATCAGAACAGTGGACTTGCGTTCATTGGTTCATTCGTCAACGGCATGGGATTCGTCCTGACGGCCGACGACGCCCAACGCATGTTAGATGCAGATCCCAAAAATGCGGATGTAATCTTTCCCTATCTCAATGGTCAGGAACTTAACTCTGACCCCGAGCAAAAGCCGTCTCGCTACGTCATAAATTTTTGGGATTGGTCGGAAGAGAGAGCACGGCAATATGTGATGCCGTTCCAATGGCTACAAGATCACGTCTATCCAGAACGCCTTAAGAAGAGCAGAGAAAAATCGTACCGAGATATAATGTCAATATGGTGGCTGCACTGGCGACCACGCTCCGAGCTATACCACGCTATTGGGCGTGGGCATCACTTTGAACGGCATCCCACGGGATGGCGTGAGAGCAAGCGTCCAATGAGCCGTGTTTTGGCTGTGACGCGTGTAAGCAAAACGTTAGCGTTCAGTTTTGTTTCTCCAGAATTCGTCTATTCTGATGCGACCGTCATATTCGCAAGCGAGAAATGGGGGGATTTCGCTTCCGTTCAAAGCAGCATTCACGCGGCTTTCGCTTGGCAACACTCGTCGCGACTAAAGAACGATCTGCGTTACTCGCCTACAGACGCTTTGGAGCCGTTTCCTTTCCCGACTTCCTCCCTTTCGAATTCGCTGGAAGCGCTGGGTAACGAACTTGATCGGGCTCGTCGCGAGGTCATGACCGCCGACGGCATTGGCCTCACGAAGCTGTATGGCCGAGTGCACTCAGAAGCCGACAGTTCCAAGGAAACCAACCGACTTCGTGAGATACAGCGGGAGATCGACCATGCGCTCGCGGCCGCCTTCGAATGGGGCGACCTTGATCTCGGTCACGGTTTCCATGAGGTGCCCTACCTGCCCGAGAATGATCGTATCCGGTTCACGATCTCAGAGCCGGCGCGTCTAGAAGTTCTGCGTCGCTTGGCCGAGCTGAATCGGCAGCGTTACCAAGAAGAGGTCGATCAAGGCCTGCATAGCGAGACGGCTGGCTCCGGCAAGGCGCGTGGGCGCAGATCACGCGCTGCTTCTGCGTCCGAACCGACGCTCGACCTCGAAGATATTCTTCCGGTGACCATTGAGGGGGGCGATTGA
- the drmD gene encoding DISARM system SNF2-like helicase DrmD, with the protein MSMTVEEVAAKVAHNTAPEPGQLVEARRRQWIVSEVDGGSVAPGLPKRHLVRLASIDEDALGEEIEVLWELEPGAHVIERAGLPRVTGLDDPATLQAFLDAVRWGAATNADRGYLQAPFRSGVSIEDFQLDPLVRAIDMARTSLLIADDVGLGKTIEAGLVVQEMLLRHRARTVLVLCPASLQEKWRIEMQEKFGLEFRIVDTEYVKRLRRERGLHANPWTSFPRLITSMDWAKQGEGLRLLRDALPPHVSHPRKFDLLIIDEAHNVAPTVGRYAVESLRTRLVRLVAPHFQHKLFLTATPHDGYTESFTALLELLDDQRFARNVMPSEPQLARVMVRRLKSDLVDAKGNRIYPERRLEALPIEYADDERKVRLLLDAYIASREGGSDGGRAVDHFVHQLLRKRLSSSPAAFAATLERHIATIEDRASGERNRKKLDDRILRRAIAKTEEDYADDAQREAAEAEAIEEAGKHVRPPTDEERRMLGQLRSWAQQAAHRTDAKARAVLEWLATHLKNGDQWTNERVILFTEYRTTQQWMHEILAAQDLGGERLALIYGGMDPKERETVKAAFQASPSESPVRILLATDAASEGIDLQNHCHLMIHLEIPYNPNVMEQRNGRIDRHGQRSSEVVIWHPVDAEGGHGDDILRALRKLEAMRADMGSVNPVIAPQLPDLLEGRRRNLDTRLAEARMEKSRRFVKAERDLRDRVSRLHERLTETRQEQSLLPDHIERAVRTALRLADKPDLEPVTLTGAPDGTIFRLPPLSGSWSRCLEGLEHPYSQRVRPITFDHDVAKSRDDVVLVHLNHRLVQMSLRLLRAEIWARDDVKRLHRVTVRSLPDGRIEGPAVVVMSRLVVTGGNHHRLHEELTEAGGYLRDAGFRREDRVTEVRRWLDDSQPATLSDSLFDALRTRFDKQRDAVLAAIEARSKDRLRFLANTIDARKRKEAEDIRQVLDDLERALRTELAAEQQPQQLSLFSEDERTQLRRDRAALEARLARIPQEREQEVRAIEQRHSNAIDHTFPVAVVLLVPNSLASEKRG; encoded by the coding sequence ATGTCGATGACCGTAGAAGAAGTCGCAGCCAAGGTCGCCCATAATACCGCCCCCGAGCCTGGACAATTGGTTGAAGCACGGCGTCGCCAGTGGATCGTTTCAGAGGTGGATGGCGGCTCCGTTGCGCCAGGTCTCCCCAAGCGACACCTCGTCCGTCTTGCATCGATCGATGAGGACGCACTCGGAGAGGAAATTGAGGTTCTGTGGGAACTCGAACCGGGCGCTCACGTCATTGAGCGCGCCGGACTGCCTCGAGTCACGGGCTTGGACGATCCAGCGACGCTGCAAGCCTTTCTTGATGCCGTTCGTTGGGGTGCCGCTACTAACGCCGACCGTGGCTATCTGCAGGCACCTTTCCGCAGTGGCGTCAGCATCGAGGATTTCCAGCTCGATCCTCTTGTGCGCGCCATCGACATGGCTCGTACTAGCTTGCTGATCGCGGATGACGTCGGCTTGGGCAAGACCATCGAGGCTGGCCTCGTCGTTCAAGAAATGCTTCTTCGACACCGCGCCCGTACCGTCCTGGTGCTCTGCCCGGCCTCTTTGCAGGAGAAGTGGCGCATCGAGATGCAGGAGAAATTCGGGCTCGAGTTTCGGATCGTCGATACCGAATACGTGAAGCGTCTGCGCCGCGAGCGAGGACTGCACGCCAATCCGTGGACATCGTTTCCTCGTCTCATAACTTCGATGGACTGGGCCAAGCAGGGCGAAGGGCTGCGCCTCCTGCGCGACGCGCTGCCGCCGCACGTCAGCCATCCCCGCAAGTTCGATCTGCTAATAATCGATGAGGCGCACAACGTCGCGCCGACCGTCGGGCGTTACGCCGTCGAAAGCCTCAGGACACGACTGGTGCGTCTGGTCGCGCCCCATTTCCAGCACAAGCTATTTCTCACGGCGACGCCACACGACGGCTATACGGAGTCGTTCACGGCGTTGCTCGAGCTCCTCGACGACCAGCGGTTCGCGAGAAATGTCATGCCGAGTGAGCCTCAGCTCGCCCGGGTCATGGTGCGACGTCTGAAAAGCGATCTCGTCGATGCGAAGGGCAACCGCATCTATCCCGAGCGGCGTCTCGAAGCTCTTCCGATCGAGTATGCGGATGACGAGAGGAAGGTCCGACTCCTCCTCGATGCATATATAGCCAGCCGCGAAGGGGGATCGGACGGTGGGCGCGCCGTCGACCACTTCGTCCACCAATTGCTCCGCAAACGCCTATCGTCATCCCCGGCAGCCTTCGCAGCCACCCTCGAACGGCACATCGCGACCATCGAGGATCGGGCCTCCGGCGAGCGCAACCGGAAGAAACTGGATGATCGCATCCTTCGTCGAGCCATCGCGAAGACGGAAGAGGACTACGCGGACGATGCTCAGCGCGAAGCGGCCGAAGCGGAAGCGATCGAAGAAGCCGGCAAGCACGTGCGGCCACCAACCGACGAGGAACGGCGGATGCTCGGCCAATTGCGTTCTTGGGCACAGCAGGCGGCGCACAGAACAGACGCGAAGGCTCGCGCCGTGCTGGAGTGGCTGGCCACACACCTCAAGAACGGCGATCAGTGGACGAATGAGCGGGTGATCCTGTTCACCGAGTACCGGACCACCCAGCAATGGATGCATGAAATCCTCGCCGCACAGGATCTCGGCGGTGAGCGCTTGGCTTTGATCTACGGCGGCATGGATCCGAAGGAGCGCGAAACGGTCAAGGCGGCGTTCCAAGCCAGCCCTTCCGAGTCCCCCGTGAGAATCCTGCTGGCGACAGACGCCGCATCGGAGGGCATTGATCTCCAGAACCACTGCCACCTGATGATTCACTTGGAGATTCCCTACAACCCGAACGTCATGGAGCAACGGAACGGCCGTATCGACCGGCACGGCCAACGCTCCAGCGAGGTCGTCATCTGGCACCCAGTGGATGCCGAGGGCGGTCACGGTGACGATATCCTGCGGGCGCTCCGCAAGCTGGAGGCGATGCGGGCCGACATGGGCAGCGTAAACCCGGTCATCGCGCCTCAGTTGCCGGATCTCCTTGAGGGCCGCCGCCGCAACCTCGACACCCGTCTGGCCGAAGCCCGAATGGAGAAATCCCGGCGTTTCGTGAAGGCCGAACGCGACCTCCGTGACCGCGTCTCCAGGCTCCACGAACGTCTGACCGAGACCAGACAAGAGCAAAGCCTGTTGCCCGACCACATCGAACGGGCCGTCCGCACCGCACTTCGCCTCGCGGACAAACCCGACCTGGAACCCGTCACCCTTACCGGAGCGCCAGACGGGACGATCTTTCGCCTGCCGCCATTGTCAGGATCGTGGTCTCGCTGTCTGGAAGGGCTCGAACACCCCTATTCCCAGCGGGTCCGCCCCATAACCTTCGACCACGATGTCGCCAAAAGTCGTGACGACGTCGTTCTCGTCCACCTCAATCACCGTCTGGTTCAGATGAGCCTCCGTCTCCTGCGCGCGGAAATCTGGGCGCGGGACGATGTAAAAAGGCTCCACCGCGTAACCGTTCGCTCACTGCCCGACGGTCGCATTGAGGGACCGGCCGTGGTCGTCATGTCGCGGCTCGTGGTGACCGGAGGGAACCATCACCGGCTGCACGAGGAACTCACCGAGGCGGGCGGATATCTGCGCGATGCCGGGTTTCGGCGTGAGGATAGGGTCACAGAGGTGCGCCGCTGGCTTGACGACTCGCAACCGGCGACGCTTTCAGATTCGCTCTTCGACGCGTTGCGAACCCGGTTCGACAAACAGCGTGACGCCGTATTGGCGGCGATCGAAGCACGATCAAAGGACAGGCTGCGTTTCCTCGCCAACACGATCGACGCGCGGAAGCGTAAGGAGGCCGAGGACATCCGCCAAGTACTCGATGATCTAGAGCGGGCGCTCAGGACCGAACTCGCTGCGGAGCAGCAACCGCAGCAGCTCTCCCTCTTCTCTGAGGATGAGCGCACTCAGCTGAGACGCGACCGCGCAGCACTAGAGGCGCGCCTGGCACGAATCCCGCAGGAACGAGAGCAAGAAGTGCGCGCAATCGAACAAAGGCACTCGAACGCCATCGACCACACGTTTCCCGTAGCCGTGGTCCTGCTGGTCCCGAACTCTCTCGCGTCGGAGAAGCGCGGATGA